The following are encoded together in the Dehalococcoidia bacterium genome:
- a CDS encoding CaiB/BaiF CoA-transferase family protein has protein sequence MTMALEGLKVLDLSRLAPGPFCSMLLGDLGADVLLVEAPPEQLPGRQPGQGQRPPGAGQGRGQAYNALGRNKRSIVLNLRSEEGREVFYKLARDADVVLEGFRPGVVSRLGVDYDTVSKINPRIIYCSLSGYGQTGPYNQLVGHDINYISIGGALGLIGWPDTPPAIPMNLLADFAGGGLHAAFAILAAVIAREKTGRGQYVDIAMSDGVLYLLASAISGYFASGNVPSRGATMLNGAAPHYNVYECADGKWLSLGSLEPHFWANLCKTVGREDFIPHQNDPAKRPEIAAYFKQTFKTKTRDEWFAIMQQTDICVGPVYALDEALADPQNLARGMVVEVEHPDLGKVKQVGIGPKLSDTPGAVRSTAPAPGQHTDSVLASLGYSAAEIAALREKGAVA, from the coding sequence ATGACCATGGCGCTGGAAGGCTTGAAGGTTCTCGACCTCTCCCGGCTTGCACCCGGCCCCTTCTGCTCGATGCTCCTCGGTGACCTCGGCGCCGACGTGCTCCTCGTCGAAGCGCCGCCGGAGCAGCTGCCGGGACGTCAGCCCGGCCAGGGCCAGCGCCCGCCCGGCGCCGGACAGGGCCGCGGCCAGGCGTACAACGCCCTCGGCCGGAACAAGCGCAGCATTGTCCTCAACCTGCGGTCGGAAGAAGGCCGCGAGGTCTTCTACAAGCTCGCGAGGGACGCCGACGTCGTCCTCGAGGGCTTCCGGCCCGGCGTCGTGTCTCGCCTCGGCGTCGACTACGACACCGTCAGCAAGATCAACCCGCGCATCATCTACTGCTCCCTCTCCGGGTACGGTCAGACTGGCCCTTACAACCAGCTCGTGGGCCACGACATCAATTACATCTCCATCGGCGGCGCGCTCGGCCTCATCGGCTGGCCCGACACGCCGCCGGCCATCCCCATGAACCTGCTGGCGGACTTCGCCGGCGGAGGCCTGCACGCCGCGTTCGCGATCCTCGCCGCGGTCATCGCCCGCGAGAAGACAGGGCGCGGGCAGTACGTCGACATCGCCATGTCGGACGGCGTCCTCTACCTCCTCGCCAGCGCCATCAGCGGCTACTTCGCCTCCGGCAACGTGCCATCCCGCGGCGCCACCATGCTCAACGGCGCCGCGCCGCACTACAACGTCTACGAGTGCGCGGACGGCAAGTGGCTCAGCCTGGGCAGCCTGGAGCCGCACTTCTGGGCTAACCTCTGCAAGACGGTCGGCCGCGAGGACTTCATCCCCCACCAGAACGACCCCGCGAAGCGCCCCGAGATCGCCGCCTACTTCAAGCAGACCTTCAAGACGAAGACCCGCGATGAGTGGTTCGCGATCATGCAGCAGACCGACATCTGCGTCGGCCCCGTCTATGCCCTGGACGAAGCCCTTGCCGACCCCCAGAACCTCGCGCGAGGGATGGTTGTCGAGGTAGAGCACCCGGATCTAGGCAAGGTAAAGCAGGTGGGGATAGGGCCGAAGCTCAGCGACACCCCGGGGGCGGTGCGCTCGACCGCGCCGGCGCCGGGCCAGCACACTGACAGCGTCCTGGCCAGCCTCGGCTACTCGGCGGCCGAGATTGCCGCCCTGCGCGAGAAGGGCGCAGTCGCCTGA